The Candidatus Bathyarchaeota archaeon DNA window TTTCACAAAACACGCGATGGCCAGAAGATTCCTCAGCGGCTGAGCGAAATCTCTGCAATATTTGACGTGCTCAGGGGCTTCATGAATATTCTACGAGTCTATACTGACGAAAAGCACCGGGAACAGGTGGAGTCGGCAGCGACAAAACTGCTTGGCGGAACTCCTTCTTCGGCGAAGATTTCCTACTAGGATTTTATAGAAAGTTTTTATGAGCAGTCAAATTTTTCAAGATGGCAAATGGTCATGATAACAACATTACTGGCAATTATAATCTACAGAATAAAAACAGTCTCGTCTATTCTTTGAGTCTAAGACGATAGAATATCATGTCAGCATCTTTAGTCTTTTTCCATTTCATCGAGAAAACTTCGCAGACTCATGCCTCAACCTCACCTCTCTTAAGAGTTTTTTCAACCAGCTTTAAAAGGACGGGCCCAGCTTCCAACTCGTCAACCGTCTTAATGAATACAGATACTAACGCGATTTTGTTCATTTTCGCGGCAAGTCTCTCGGCGAGAACACGAGCAATTGTCACGTTCCGATCTCCAAGCAGAATGGACGACAAGGGAGGCCCCACCATTTTCGGCGCCTGGGGTATGGCCACCGCCAATGTGCCTAGCCGGTCGTCTCCCTCGCTTAAAAGAATTAAACTCGCGTTCTTTGTCCCTAGATAAAGGGCAGAGAATAGCATACCTTTTTCCGCGATTTTTTCCTCAACAATTTTTGCACGTGGCATATGCAACCCTACCATGTTATTTATAGCGTTTCTCACTGACTATTTATGTTTTCAAACGAACTGGAAGAAGTCAACGCAATGGCGAAAAACAGAGCAAAAGAGATATTGCGAATACTTCGAAACAATTTCACTCTTCCATCATGGACCAGATCAAGCAGAAACCTCTTTCAAACGTTAATTAGAACGGTGCTTTCTCAAGCCACCGCTGACAAAAATACCCACAGAGCGTTCAGAAATCTCTCAACAAGGTTTCCCATCACTCCGAAAGCTTTGGCAAAGGTAGACGTCAGAGAGATCGAGAAGGCCATAAGGGTCGCAGGGTTGTATAAGAACAAATCTAAAGTCATAAAAAATCTTTCCCGCATAATTCTTGAAGACTTTGACGGCTCCATGGATTTTATCTATTCTATGTCATTTGAAGAGGCGCGAGAAATACTTTTACACATTCCTGGAGTAGGGCCGAAAACCGCTGATGTCGTCCTCCTCTTTTGCACCGATAAGCCAACCATTCCTGTAGACACTCATGTGAACCGAGTTTCAAAAAGACTAGGGTTAGTTCCGCCAAACGCTAGCTACGAGACGACACGACAAGCTCTTCAATCTCTTTACAAGCCTAAAGACTATCTTCCAGTTCATCTATTGCTCATTTCGCTCGGACGAAAATATTGCAGAGCGAGAAACCCATTGTGCAACCCTTGCCCTCTCAACGAACTCTGTCCAACCAAACAGATGAAAAATTAAGACAAACTGTCGTCAATTTGCAAAAATCGAGCTCAACCCGATTTCTCTTCCGTTTTTGCTCAGTTTTATTTGACCAACACAAATCGTTGACACATTCTCGCTCACTGGAGTGTAAACTTTCATTACCCGCCTCCTATAGTGCACCTCAAGCAAGACGCCAATTCCCAGAAAACTGCCTAACTCATCTTGTAATCCAACAAGCAAGCCTTCTTCATTGCCTTCCGTTATCACCACTGCCTTCCTCCCTAAACTTTCCTCAATCTTCCTTATCTGTTCTTCATCAACCCATTGAGTTCTCCTCAAAACGATGAAAATGCTAGTGGGTGTTTCTTCACAATAAATAGGACTTATCCCCAAGCATTCCTCTATTTGTTTCATATGCTCCGCAGTTGGAGGAGCACCGACTCCTAATGGAACCCTTTCAACTTTAATCCAGTTCATGAAAAACGACTGCACCTTAGCCTTTTTCAAATATTTCTTGTAACTTAGCTCACGGAGGATTTTTCTTTTCTCTCTACTTCTTTTCTGTGTCACTGGCGGAGAGTCTATCGCCAGAACCTTCGTCTTCTTCAACGCGGTTAATATAGGCACCAACTCGTCGCTTCCCTGTATTCCTACAACTATGTTAGGAGCAACTTTTTCCGTCAACAGAACTTTGTATCTGGCGGCGTCTTCATCGGCAACCCATCCATCTGTATTTATAACGAGAAAATCTACACCTGCATCTAAAGCTCTATCTTTTAACATAATTAACCCTTCCACAACTCTCTCTACTGCTTTACTCGGACTCGTCAATCCCACAAAATACGCGTTTTCCGCGTTTATTTCAAAAAGGTCCTTTATCGGTGCCTTAACGTGACTAAATCCGATGGTGGAAGGAGGTCCTACATCAGACTGTCCCAAATCAGCGTCGATAACGGCTGCTTTCCATTTCTTTTCCAAAGCTTGGTTTATAAGGTAGGTACAGAAACTCGTTTTGCCTGAGTCAACTCCACCCATCACCATGACCGCTAACGGCTTTCCACATAATGTTATCTCGTTCAACGCCTTTTTCCAAGAGGAAGGAATAGTGCTTTCGTCAACTTCTTCAAAAGAAGCGCCCTCACCCAACATTAAATCAAAAACAGCCTTTTTCATAGCCTCAAAGGGCACACGTTTTCCCTCGCGCACCACGACTTTTTCTCCCGTTCTAACAGTTGCACCTAAAACCTCAACCTTTCCAGCGAGAAGACTCACGGATGCCGGACCGTCGACAACTAAGGTTTTCCCCTTTTTAACCGTACATTTCACTGCGTTCTCTTCCTTCTAGGTAAAACTTGACCGTTTCTCTCCGCGATTTTTATAGCAGACATCATGTCTCTAGAACCCCTTCGATGAATGGTTTCTCTCATAAAATGGCTTGTTCCCGCTTCACTCACTATTTCTATGACAACTCTCTTCGGTAAAGACATGTCTAATAAATGTACCAGTTTTTCAGCGTAGATGGGGACGCCGTTTCCTATCTTCACCATGTTAACCGCAGCCGGCGTTCGGCTCAAAGACTCTAAAACCGTGTTTACTGTTTCTTCCAAACTTAAACATGTGACGGTTTCAAGGACCTTCCCATCAGCTGTAATTGCTACGCCAAAGGTTTTGCCAGGGTCTATTCCGATAATTACTCTGTCATAGTCTCGCTTTCCCTGAGCAACTCGAATTGCTTCATCAACGACAGTTGTGGGGGCCATTTCATCTTCGAAAATAAGAATGTTTGGATGCTTGACTAAGTGTTGTTCCCCCTTAGTTGTGATCACAACTTTAATGTTTAAAGGAACATGCTCTCTGGGGATTAGACTTAGGAAGGGTATCTTTCTTTGTTCAAGTTCTTTCACTAACTTGTAGTAGGCTTTACCAGATACTGTTGCAAGCGCTATCTTCACTTTATTCGCTTTCATTAGGACCCCTTTACGTTAATCAAAGACAAAATTATTAACTTTAAGGTTTATTATTCGCTTTGACGTGGAGCTCTTGCAAGGCGTGATTCCGACTGGTTGTAGTTCGCTTGATAAACTGTTAGAGGGAGGACTTCCCCTTAAGAAAATCTCTCTTGTTTACGGAGAGGCTGAAACGGGTAAGAGCTCTTTCGCCATTCAATGCGCCGTTAACTGCGCCAGAATAGGGTACAAAACGGTCGTTATAGACTCAGACGGCACGTTTTCTACAAGACGACTGTCCCAAATAGCCTACTATGATTCTGAAAAGGTCTCCCCCTTGATAATCTTAGTGAGGCCAACTACCTTTCAAGAACAAGCCCTTGCAATAGATCACCTTGACGAGTACATAACCAGAAAAGTCGGATTAGTAGTTGTTGACACCATCACATCGTTATACCGCGTCGAGATAGGAGGCAAAAAAGAAACGTTTGCATTAAATCGAGAATTGAACAGACAAATTGCGTGCCTAGCTCAAGCTGCCATAACCCATGAAATAGCAGTTCTTATCACCAGCCAAGTTCGAAGCATCTTTGTTAAAGACTCGATTAGCGTGGAACCTGTGGCCACACGGGTTCTAAAGTTCTGGTCGGAGGTAGTACTTGATTTCAGACACACCAGTCAAACGCGCAGGATAAAAGTCCGCCTAGAAAAAAATCCAAAATACAAACGGGTCGCCACATGTCATTTGACTATAAAAGGAACGGGCATTAGCGATTATGACCGTTAACCTTTTTTCCTTCCTGAATCAAATGAACTGGAGATGGGCATGCCAATAACTATAATCATTGACATCATTAATGCCTTGTACTTCATATTTCCAGCTTACTGCGCCAACGCGGCACCCGTGATTTTTGGGGGGGGTGCACCCATCGATGCTGGCAAAAAATTCTTAGACGGAAAACCGATACTGGGCTCGCATAAAACCTTTCGAGGATTTTTTGTTGGATTGGCTGTTGGAACCTTTGTGGGTCTCGTTCAGCATATCTTCCTTCAATCTAACGATTTTCTCAAAGAAGCACTTCAATTTCAATTCAACATATCGCTTGGATTCATGCTCTCGCTTGGAGCTTTGGTTGGCGATTTGATCGAATCTTTCTTCAAACGACGACTGGGGCTTCATCCTGGGTCCTCACTCCCCATAGCAGACCAGCTCGACTTTGTAGTAGTGGCACTCCTTTTTTCTCTGCCAGTTTCGCCGCCTCCCTTGCTTATAGTTCTGCTAATTATCGTGATAACGCCTCCTATTCACCTTTTAACCAATTTCTTAGGAAATTTTCTACGAAAAAAGAAAGCTCTTCCAATTAGTTAGTGCGCATGAGTAGGTTCCGAAAGACTAGATTCTATCCCCTGCGAAATCTGCCCATGAAAACGTATTCAACGCATATGTATGCAGCAAAAATGAGAAGAGAGCCCGTTAACAGTAGAATGTATGCTTGGCGGGGCCTGTAGGCGTATTTTGTGCTTTGATACGTCAAGAGGAGGCCTATGGCTCCGAGAGCATAAAATATCATAATAAATACGCTTTCAAGAACAAATTGCTCATTCAGAGAATAGGGATAATAAAAGAGAAATTTTTCACCGGTCCACCACAAGATCATGGGTTGTTCTAAGAGGTTGTAGACTCCGCCTGCGAGCAGAAAAATGGAAGCGGCGATCACTATAGCTGTGATAACGAGCATTGATGGTCTAGCAGTTACTATTTTCCAATAGGTTTTTTGCATAAAATAAGCAAGAGAAGAAAAAGTCCTTTTAATTCGGCTTGTCAGTGTTCTCATTCTCCTGTTTTCATCAAGTGCTCGGCTAATTCTTTCGCTGAAGAGCCTGTATACGGATTCTTAGCTATCTCATTTAAATATTCCTTAGCCACAGTCATTGAAAAATTTGTCACAGACCTTCGGTTGAAAGGTTTCACCGATGTAACTGTTAGTCAGCACCGATATGATCTTAACTTCTATCAGAGCCATATGAGCAAAAACATCTTGGTTGTTTCCACCTTAGACATTAAGAAATTTCTAATTCACATCAAGACTGAACACGACTACAAGAACAGTAGTCTAACAAGGAAAATTGCCTTCTTAAGAAGCTTCTGTCGATTTCTGAAAGATGAAGGCATTAGAAGAGACACCCCAGCTTCATCGATTAAGTTTCCAAAGATCCGAGAGAAACCAATAGAATACCTATCCAAAGACGCTATAAAGAAACTCGTCGATCTAATCGATAACTATCGAGACAGACTTCTAGTCAAAATTCTCTATTACGAAGGCTTGAGAAGGACAGAAATCACTAAGATTCGGAAGAAAGACATCAATTTGGATAAAGGAACTATGTTGATTCAGGGTAAGGGCGATAAACAAAGGATTATCCCAATTCATCCTAAGTTAAGGTTAGAAATCGAGAAGTACATCGAACCTCTTGATTCCGAGGAGCAGTTGTTCTCACTAGTTCCCAGAATGATCAATGACATACTAAACAAATACTCCAAACGAATTGGAAGCCACATATACCCTCACTTAATGAGACATACTTTCGCTGCTCATCTGTACAAGGAAACAAAGAACATTTGGCTAGTATCTAAAATGCTTGGACACAGTAAGATTGAAACCACTGTAAAATACCTAAGATCCCTCAACGTACTACACGATTTTTCAGCAGAATACGAGAACGCTTTCAACGAGATCTTTCACTAACTCCAAACTCCCCTTTTTTGTGTCAAAAAGGATTCTTAGGAGAGAAACAAGAACAATACAGTATCTAACCAGTTTCTAACGTTTTTAGTTCCCTTAAAGACCTCTTTTTCCCTGCGAAAGATAATTGATAGTTTACTTATTCTCTTTAACAAGCAAAATAGTACATTCAGAGTAATATCTTGACTACATTCTCCTAAATTGAGAAAAGGAGACTTTGCATTTGATTTTAACAAACTGTAGCTTCTTCATTCTATGACCCATATAGTTAGGAAATAGAGTTATTGGTGTTGAGTTTTTACTTCATCTTGTTTGATATTCGTATTCAATGAACAGTTTCCCATCAAAAAAGGAAGGAAAATTCAGTTCTTATTATTGTCTAACTTTGGATTTTCTTGCTGCGATGCATGTATATTTACGTAAAAATTTAGGAATTGTTATAAGGAGATATATGTTC harbors:
- a CDS encoding CDP-2,3-bis-(O-geranylgeranyl)-sn-glycerol synthase, coding for MPITIIIDIINALYFIFPAYCANAAPVIFGGGAPIDAGKKFLDGKPILGSHKTFRGFFVGLAVGTFVGLVQHIFLQSNDFLKEALQFQFNISLGFMLSLGALVGDLIESFFKRRLGLHPGSSLPIADQLDFVVVALLFSLPVSPPPLLIVLLIIVITPPIHLLTNFLGNFLRKKKALPIS
- a CDS encoding endonuclease III; protein product: MFSNELEEVNAMAKNRAKEILRILRNNFTLPSWTRSSRNLFQTLIRTVLSQATADKNTHRAFRNLSTRFPITPKALAKVDVREIEKAIRVAGLYKNKSKVIKNLSRIILEDFDGSMDFIYSMSFEEAREILLHIPGVGPKTADVVLLFCTDKPTIPVDTHVNRVSKRLGLVPPNASYETTRQALQSLYKPKDYLPVHLLLISLGRKYCRARNPLCNPCPLNELCPTKQMKN